A segment of the Triticum urartu cultivar G1812 unplaced genomic scaffold, Tu2.1 TuUngrouped_contig_5237, whole genome shotgun sequence genome:
ACCTCATCAACACGGACATTGTAGATTTGAATGGTCGAGTCTTCCATTCCTATAGCAATAATATTATTGTCCTGTGGGTGGAATGCGAGGAAAGTCGCAGCAGGTGGAGGTGCCATGAAAGTAGTCATGACCTGTGACAGATTTCACATATCTAATCAGGAAAGTCGGATAAAGGCAGTAACGCAATTATGGTTCTTGTTATCTGGAGTAATGGCTTATCAGGACACTATATTACCCTAAGTGTGCACGGTTGGTTCAGAGGGGGAGGGGGGATTGTCTATATGCTGGAGAAGCCATTTACCTTGAACGTCATCATATTGAACAAAGAGACTTTGCCACCAGATGCAGACATAACATAGGAGTCATTTTTGGACAACGCAATGCAGGCAGTTGCTTCTTCTGGGTTGCCATCACTTGTGTCATTTGTCATTAGAATCCCATTTGCTGGTTGCCACAGGTGAGGCGAAATGGATGCAGTAGACTAACAGAAGAGGGTAAAGAAAATTCAGAAGGCAAGCAAAAAAAGATTGCAACTGAAATCCAAATAAATACAACTTCAGTCTACCTTGCCATTAGGATTCCTGTCACTGCGTTGCCATTTCCACAGCTTATGAACAGCATTGGAACCGAGAGACAAAAGTGCAACCCCACTATTTGTATACAACAAACGGACAACCTGTTGAGGAAACAAATAAAATGTGACTCATCAGAAAATTTACATTGCCCAGAGCATTAACAAACTTGCTTGGCAAATAGTGAACTGCCAATTATACAGCAAAAAACTGCAGGCAAATATAAACCTTTATGAAATAATAACTGCAGTCAAATATCAAACAGACAATATGACTGCCCTCTTCTATATCTTAAAGAAACAGATTGTATGTGTAAGTTGAAATTGCAGGCTCAATATTTATAACTCAATAAAACATACAGATAACTAAAGGTAATTATGCAACTTGGCCAACATACTTTTGTTGGAGATGCTCCTGTATCTGGACAACGCCGTGCCCGAAGATGTCCTGAATCAACAATGTCGGCCAACTTCCAGGTCTTTAGCTTTTCAGATTCATCAGTTATTCTTGGTTTAACATCCGGCGTTCTGCTAACATCCATAGATGCCTGCACATTTGTTCACGACATTTAGCAAGCCAATGTATTGAAGAACAAGAAAGGCTGTGGAAACTAACCAGTCCACTCATTGATACTGCAGGCAACATCCTATCAGGTCGCTCTGAGTTCACTGCTATAGGACTAGATACATTTGAAGCAGAACCAAGGTTGGTGAGCAGTGGGGGCTACATTAAAAAATTAGAAGTGAGTACATGGCACTTATTAATACGATCTTCAGTAATTGCCAGGCCAAATAGAAATCAACATTATGCAGCTAAAGTGGAATAGTAGCTGAATGAATTAGTTGTTTCAAAAtcatcattggaactcatcttgtGTGCACCGTACAGATGCAGCTGGATGCAAATGTCCTTTAAGACTGTAGGCTCAAATAAAGATTTCAGCATAGAGCAAACAAAAACAAATAGCAGAAAATAAGAGACCTAAATAAGGACCAAATTAATGTAACATTTATACCCTAAGTGAACCTAGGACACAAGCAAATGTTGATGAAAAGTATATGCACCATTACCTTGGTATTAATTTGTTGAGGAGGTCCACGAGAGCCTTCAAAAGCCCTGCTCTCTAGCATCCTCAGCAAACGCTGCCCATCGGTGTTTGCTAATATTTTTATTCCATTATCGTTTGCTGTAACAGCAAGCAATGACCCTTCTCTATTGAATCTAAGGCGCGGGCTTGCCTGCATAAATCAGTAAAAGTCAAGCAAAAACACTTGGTACTTACATTCATAAAAAAAGCTACAGAAATAGACTTACAGGCAGTCCACCCTCACAGTCTGTTGTTGTCAGTATGTTGGTGTTATCCATATCCCAGAATTTAACAACGAATTCATCTCCAGCAGCCAAAAAATGGTTTCTCGTTGTGTCAAACTGGACAACACCCAGTGACCGTTTCCTGAAGCCATTATATGTCCTCTTAATAGCTCCTTCAGTCTCATTCCACTCGACCAAGTGGGAATCACCGTCTTTACTAGTTCCACAAGAGAAGAGCCTGCAAGGAAATTTCAAAACATACAATTTATATGGGTGTGAAATTCTAAAAAAATGAAGTATAATGTAGATCTTTCATCTTTCAGCATGTTAGCTTAATTTTTCACTTGAAGCTTCTCACCTTGTACCATCAGCACTATAAGACATGGTAGTACACCAATGTCCAGGAGCATCGTAGTCGACCCGTGAGCCCAAACAGTCGTATAACCATGCCTTGATTTTTCCATCGATGGCGGTAGAAAAGATAAACTGCAGAGAAGCTAAAGTTGTAGAAACCCACAGACAGACGATAAAGATGAAATAATTTGAAGTACAAGACTGGGATACCAAAATTAAACTAAGTGAACCTGACAACATGGATAGCAGCCAAAACAATAAGTACAGTACCATTACAAAAATGGCAGAGCATAGCTTAAGAATAGCAGAGGTGAAATCATCCAGAAAGTACCTGAATGTTCTCCTTGTAGTGAGGGCAAACAGAGTACACTGAAGCCTCATGGCCTTCAAATGTGTATTGCTTTTGTCCGGACTGAGCATCCCATACCTGCAAATGAAATGTGCAAGCATGCTAAGGATGTTCTCTTTCATTCTAAAAAACAGTGACATCATGAGTAACCTCACCTTAATGAGTTTGTCATCGCCACATGTAATAATTGATAGGGACTTGTTGGGGTGAGAGAATGCAATGTCATTGACCCCGCCAATGTGAGCATCAATCTGTGCAATTCACAAAGAATCAAATAGTTAGCAACCTTTAAGCGGTTCCGATGAGGATTAGTTTGGGAATTATGGGGAGTTAAGGACTCTGTCCACCTAAGGGCTCGAATCCAAACCTCGCGTTGTCAAACAGACCGAATGGAGGTGTACATAGAAAACTAATTGATATATAGTCTCATCAATATGCATGTACCTCTGCTTGCTGTCTTAACTCTCCATTAGGAACAAACGTATAAGTCTGAACGATATGCTTTGAAAATGCCACACCTGAGAATCAAATCAAGCTTAAAGAATCAATCTTATAGACAAGCAAGAAAAGTGACAAGGAATAGAACACTCCTGAGCAGAGAAGCATGCCCAAATGATATGCACTCCCAAGCATAAAACAATGCCCAAATGCTATCTTCTTATTGAAAAATGGCACGTATTTGAATAATGCAGTTAAACTGCCTGTTTCCATACCTAAAATATTTCCATCAGGGCTCCACAGACACCTATTGACACATATTGCAGCATCTTTCATTAGTGCAGCCTGAACAAAGAACAACACACTTTATGCATTAGAACTCACAATATAAGTCAGAATGCTGCTAATTACAGGCTTACAGCACATTAGAAGTTGCTAACAACACAGAATAAAATAGATCCAAGAATTTATCATTCAAATAATGACCTGCAATGGCAAGGTGCAGGAGCCAATGTCCCAAACTTTAAATGTCTTGTGTGCTATCCTTTCGCGTGAACCAACTTCCCATATCCCGATGTCACCAACATTTGTTCCAACTGTTTTACAACAGATATTAAATACATTAATATGCACTAACAAAGTAAAAATTCAAGAACCAAGCAAAGTGTTTGAAGAATGTACCTAGAAGAATAGTTTGTTGAACAGGATGGAAATCCAGGCTCATAACATTAGAACCCTGATTGAGTGTGCGAACAACTTGTTTGGGGAGGTCTTCTTGACTGTAAACATTGGGAGGATGGCTTGCACCAGAGAATGACACCTGATATAGTTTTTTTAAGGTGTCAAAACTCCTTCATCAATCCACTGTTACAGAAATGAGTAAAGAGCAGAAACTATGGCAAGTCCAAGTTCATCCAAATACCTCATCTGGCTGGCCTACACGCATTCTTTTCATCAGATGTTCAGAATCTGCAGACTGATAGTCAATGCCAGGCGCACTTGTAGGAGTCCTTGGATGCTTCAGAAATGCCGCTGCAAACAAATAGAGCATCCAAACAAAAAATGAAACAACATTGAAACAGTGACAGACACCATTTTGCTGAATTGCAGTTTTATGATACCTGTGTTTGGTGGCTGAACAAGACCGGGCGGCCCTTGTGCAATAGCAGGATGTGGCAAGGAGGGATTGGGATTTGTCATCCAACCAGCAATTGCATTTGGAGATGGTGAAACCACGGGTTGAAACGGCTGCAAGATTGAGAATATAGTAAATGATAGGATGATATAAAAAGTCAAAATGTTCAACTATAGCCGTGATACGTACAGCATGAGCACCCATTGGAGGGAATCCAGCTGTCTTGGGGATTGGTCCAACAAGAGGACCATTGGCAGGGGGAGGAGCTCTTGCTCCATTGGTAGGAGCAGCACAGGAGTGATCCGTGAAGAGTGTCTTTATGTCAGGGTTTGGTCTAGGATTCTTGCAGAGCTGATGTTGCCAGTTAAGACTACATGACATACAAAATCAAAGCAGTCCAGTTAGCATCACCCTCCACAAGAAACTAAAGAAAGAGAAGGCAATACTGAAAGCCTTGTAGGTCTTCATTATGGAAACAGCCCAGGCATTGCATGTGTTGAATATAGGCAGTATGCAgaaaaaatagaaagaaaaaaaatatggCACGTCACAAACCTACACATCTTTGTTATATTCTGCAAGAACTTGCCATACAGAGTAACCAACTGACACCCCAAAAAAATTGTAAGTAGAAATCATATCAAACATATTACCAAGGTAAGAAGCTACAAATGAGTACCTAAAACTTGTTATTTTGCTAATTCTCAGTTGCTTGAAATTATCACAGATCCCTGAAATTGCATATTAGTTGGGCTAAAGTTACAACCTGGAAGGGTGCAGTTTTAGTGTACTCTGCAATTTGCATTCCATATGTTATATCTGGAGTGGCATGAGGTAAGAGTGGTTGGATGTTGATCCAAAGGCTTAGAAATGTGACTCAGATGAGGAAAATATTCAGGCAACTTACGAATAGTCAACTCCTAAAGTTCAAGCAATCAAATGTCCCAAGTACATATGGACAACATTTATGAAATGGACAGGACAACTCCCTCTTCACAACTACAACAAGGATTTGGTAAAGCACTAGAAAATGCTAATTCTGTTTGCCTTTTACACACCCCTCTTAATTTCCAAACTAAATGGTTGGAGTATGACCATTGACAATCAAGAATCATAAATACCCCTTATACATCGTGAAAGTGCTAAACTTCGAGTTTGTGTCCGTATAAAGACTGCACACCTCTTTTTCTCACTTATCCATCTCATTTTAAGGAAAGATGGAAGCACGGCcagaagaaaacaaaaaaaagggAAACCCTCCCAATATAGCAGCTTTGTGACAGCTCATTTCCAATCTTATAAGTACCATTAGGAAAAACATGCGCTGGCCTGCTATGTTATATAGTACAAATTTAAACAGAATCTTACGCACGTCAAATCTTATTTGCTCAAGAAATAATAGTACAAATTGTTCAAGCAGATCGCATCCCTCTGTAGAAAAAAATAGTAACATGTAATTAAATGCATGCAATGAATAAAATTAACCAAACACCTTTGATTGATCAATGTGCGCAGTCTCGAGGCTTTAAATGGTGGGAAATTAAGCTTGTCTCGGAACAGAGGGTTTGCCTCAATAAGCTTCTTAAGCTCCATGAGCATGATATTCCGGGCTGACTTTGTATCCCCGTATTTGGACAGCTGCTCATTTTGCCTGTTTGTGATTTAGACAGAATTACATCCACATTAGCACAATGCACAAGCATTCTGCTCTACGAAAATGCTCCAAACAAGCGATTGGCACCACACCTAAAATTATCCAGAGTCAGCAGCTGCGTTATCTCCTTGAACAGCTCCTCGTTAAAGGAGGCAaacaccttcaaatccttgacgaGTATCTCCACTGCCTTGGCCCGATCATGCCTGCAAAAGGCAAACTGAGTTGAGCGCCTGCAAATCGCTGTTGATCCTGAGCAAATGAGCAGGATAGGAGAGGCTTCAATATGAGTTACCTGTCGAGGGCTTCAAGGTACTTCTGCTTGCGGATCTCAAAGAATATCTTCATGGAGTAGCGGTTGTCCTCCACCTTGGTGAAGCCGCTGAGGTACCTCTCCACCTCGTCCCACTCCCCACCTTGGACCAGGTCCTCGAAGTGCTTCATGTTGAAGTAGAAGCCCGATTCCTGCTCCAACCTGCGCGACCAAAATGGACGGGGGGTTAAAAAAAACAGCTTCAACAACTCCAGATAGCTCCAAAACTTTGTCTTGATCAACCAGACGAGACGAGACACTTACTTGTGCACCGTCTCCTTGAACTTTTCCTCGTCGAGGAACTGCAGGATGAGGAAGACCAGCTCCCTGCTGAGCGACGACATGGCTCCCCCGATCCCGCCCTGCGTCTCCAGCGCTCACGACGAAGGAGGACTCCCGCCTTGGCGGCAGATCCCCTCCCAAATCTCCGTAGAAACCAGCGCAGGGCCCCAACCGCCCCTCGAAAAAACCGCACCAAACAACCAACGAGTAGCTTAGAACCCTAGCAGGGCGAAAACCCCTGAGACGAAACGGGCGGCGGGAGCGAGGTCACAGCCCAAGCGGACCCATCCCGGCGGGATCTCCCCCGATTCCGGCGGCCCGCAGAACCGAGTCTACAGTTGTGGCTACATCATCCTCGGAGTAACCTGCGTGAAATAAATCGAAAATCAAATCCGATGGAGTAGGCGACGCCGGTGAACCTCCTGGATCTTCGCCGTCCCCGTCGGCATCCTCGTCATCTGAGTCCAATAAAGCCAAGAAGCGGCCGCCTATGCCTGCCCGTTCCGCCGCCGCGGGGCGGCGCGTCTCAGTGGTCGCCCCCATCCCGCTCGGCGGTCTCTGTTGTGGACGAGCTCCGGCAAGCAATCTCCGGCTAGCAATCTCCGGCAAGCAATCTCCGGCAAGCAATCTCTGGCAAGCAATCTCCGGCAAGCAATCGGTCGGCGGGATCTCCCCCGATTCCGGCGGCCCGGCCGCGGATCTGCAGCTCCTGGTGTCTTGCTCCAGCGTTCTTGTTCCCCACCTCTGCGCTAGCTACTTGATGCAACATTTGTCTTTCATTTGTAGACTAGCCCTCCGTGATGCCACCCAAACCCCCTCAGAGCTCTCGCACCGGTTGCCATCCACTCATATGACGGTGCGgagttagggcatctccagccgcgcccttAGGAAGGCCTCCTCAGGCGTTTTTTTTGtgccggcgccgaaaaaacggcccagtcgcgcccccaggagcccgatttttGCCGGCCTGGGACGAAAACAGCgtcggcggacccaggccgaactcggcacgctggggggcgcccgggggcCTCTCTCTCCCCACTTCGCTTTCTCTCTCCAAAAccagtctctctctctctctctttggagtAGGGAGTATTTATTTTTCTGGTCTGCTTTTGGTTTTTTGGGGCTGCGTTTTATAACCACTCCGCCCCGTCTCCCCTTATATAGGCCCCGCCAGATTACACGAGAGCCCACGACCACGCACCTCTATTTACTTGGCAGCCACTGACGAGGACGGGCGACAGGGGCAAACTGGGTAACTCCCATCGTGAGGTCCGCAGCCACAGGTAGGGGGTAAACTTCCGTTAACCATTTCTCGCATCCTTCCTCGTACCCATTCATTTCTCCCTCCCTCTCACGCATCCGCGGTTTCGAAATTTGAACGGGGCCTGCCAGCCAGGGTTGAGGCAGCCGCGCCCGCTACAGGATACCCAACTTTTCAGGCGTCTACACTTTTGTAGTATCTTCCTTACTTATATAACCACAATAATGGATGGATAAGTACCGCCAAAAAATATGGATGGATAAGTTTCACCTACTAATATTGAGAGGATGCTATATTTAATCGATCACATCTCGTATATATATCATTTCATCTCCGTTTGATCCGCCGCGAGGCCAAAAATCATGGCTGAGCATGGCGCCGTAAACGCAAAATATGTTCGTCTCATGTTTGTATGGACACACATTTCTGCCGTAAGTTTAAGTCAAATTTACGTTCATGCAGACACTAGACAGACGTGTTGTGCATCCTCTCGGTGTCCGCCTCAAGCACGTGGGTCGGCAGCCCAATCACCACCACAGGTCCCACGTGTGTGGGAGGGTCCCCCATGTCAGCCACCCTGGCCCCCTTCATCTGGTTCTTTTTAATGCCACACGTGCTGGTGGAGGGTCGTCCAGTGCACTTTGTGATCTTCTCCCTCACCTCTACCGACCAAATGATCGACAAACCCTAGCCACCGCTTTCCCCCACCGTCCACCGGCCAAGATGCCGTGGAAATGGGTCCTAGGGAAGACCAATAACGAGGTCGGCTCGTCCTCTGAGTTCTCGGGGTCGCGCCACCGTGTGGCAAGTTTCGCCGTGACGCCGCCCGCAACAACATCTACGTCGGCGTCGAGCAGTGCCAACAGTATTGGGATGAGGCCACACTGGTGTTGTGGTCTGACGTCCACCTGCCGGACAATTGACACCTCGACCCAGAGTGGGTGCCCGTGCCTCCCGTTCTGGCCACTGGTCGCGCGCTCCTGCTGGAGATACATCGCTGTCAAGATCAGCTCCCGAAGTATCTCTGCCGCGACCCAACATACGTCGTCACCTCGCCATTCTGGGACACTTGGTTCCACGACGAGCACGGCGAGTGGCGTCGGCCATACTTCGCCGCATGTGCTTCCCCTCATGCGCGTGCTCCAAGTCCTCGCCTTGTGCGCAGGCGTACGCGTGCTCCCAGACCACCACCCCAGCCCCTGTGTTTGACGAGGCCTCCCGGATcaccgaggaggaggaggacaaggACCTCAAAAAGACCATAGAGTTATCCGAGCTCGCCCAGCTCTCCGAATGGGAGGGCCTGGCAGTGCGGCTGGCCTTCTCCGCCACAGGCGATGTCGTCGTCCCCCAGCCGGGGGGCCCCGAGCCGGAGGAGTgtgaggtggaggaggaggaggaggaggtcgtgcCATTTGAG
Coding sequences within it:
- the LOC125528956 gene encoding protein TOPLESS-RELATED PROTEIN 2 encodes the protein MSSLSRELVFLILQFLDEEKFKETVHKLEQESGFYFNMKHFEDLVQGGEWDEVERYLSGFTKVEDNRYSMKIFFEIRKQKYLEALDRHDRAKAVEILVKDLKVFASFNEELFKEITQLLTLDNFRQNEQLSKYGDTKSARNIMLMELKKLIEANPLFRDKLNFPPFKASRLRTLINQSLNWQHQLCKNPRPNPDIKTLFTDHSCAAPTNGARAPPPANGPLVGPIPKTAGFPPMGAHAPFQPVVSPSPNAIAGWMTNPNPSLPHPAIAQGPPGLVQPPNTAAFLKHPRTPTSAPGIDYQSADSEHLMKRMRVGQPDEVSFSGASHPPNVYSQEDLPKQVVRTLNQGSNVMSLDFHPVQQTILLVGTNVGDIGIWEVGSRERIAHKTFKVWDIGSCTLPLQAALMKDAAICVNRCLWSPDGNILGVAFSKHIVQTYTFVPNGELRQQAEIDAHIGGVNDIAFSHPNKSLSIITCGDDKLIKVWDAQSGQKQYTFEGHEASVYSVCPHYKENIQFIFSTAIDGKIKAWLYDCLGSRVDYDAPGHWCTTMSYSADGTRLFSCGTSKDGDSHLVEWNETEGAIKRTYNGFRKRSLGVVQFDTTRNHFLAAGDEFVVKFWDMDNTNILTTTDCEGGLPASPRLRFNREGSLLAVTANDNGIKILANTDGQRLLRMLESRAFEGSRGPPQQINTKPPLLTNLGSASNVSSPIAVNSERPDRMLPAVSMSGLASMDVSRTPDVKPRITDESEKLKTWKLADIVDSGHLRARRCPDTGASPTKVVRLLYTNSGVALLSLGSNAVHKLWKWQRSDRNPNGKSTASISPHLWQPANGILMTNDTSDGNPEEATACIALSKNDSYVMSASGGKVSLFNMMTFKVMTTFMAPPPAATFLAFHPQDNNIIAIGMEDSTIQIYNVRVDEVKSKLKGHQKKITGLAFSQSMNVLVSSGADAQLCVWSIDGWEKKKSKYIQPPANRSGALVGDTRVQFHNDQTHLLVVHESQLAIYDGNLECSRSWYPRDALPAPVSSAIYSCDGLLVYAGFCDGAIGVFEAESLRLRCRIALSAYVPPSISSGANVYPMVVAAHPLEPNQIAVGMSDGAVHVVEPLDADPKWGVAPPQDNGAHPSMSSAPAASNNQTSDQPTR